A single Hypanus sabinus isolate sHypSab1 chromosome 24, sHypSab1.hap1, whole genome shotgun sequence DNA region contains:
- the LOC132380736 gene encoding probable G-protein coupled receptor 139 — protein MAIVILSRGNCGLSRCISWYLVSMTATDLLVIITAVILNRIPAIYFPGSFLSITPVCSFSIATIYAARVSSVWLTVTFTFDRYVAICWQKLKAKYCTQRTAGIVVSVLCTLGCVTNVPWYFLHEPMYVIDNVPWYCKQKDDRYSFSLWRIFDWTDRVLTPCLPFLLILLFNTLTVRHILAASRARRRLRSCTTGERQSDPEMESRRKSILLLFTISGCFILLWTPSIVHFFVRRFQVGYKINGYNDPRFILMEIANMLQMFSCCTNTFFYAVTQSKFQKELKVLMKLPRDI, from the coding sequence ATGgccattgtgatcctgtcccgaggGAACTGCGGTCTGTCCAGGTGTATCAGCTGGTACCTCGTGTCCATGACGGCGACGGATCTTCTGGTAATTATCACCGCCGTGATTTTAAACCGGATCCCCGCAATTTATTTTCCCGGTAGCTTCCTATCCATCACACCAGTGTGCAGTTTCAGCATTGCGACAATTTACGCCGCCAGGGTCAGTTCGGTGTGGTTAAcggtcactttcacctttgaccgataTGTCGCCATCTGCTGGCAGAAACttaaagcaaagtattgcacccaGAGAACCGCTGGCATTGTTGTCTCTGTCCTCTGCACTTTGGGCTGCGTGACCAACGTTCCCTGGTACTTTTTGCACGAACCAATGTACGTCATTGACAACGTGCCCTGGTACTGCAAACAGAAGGACGATCGATATTCTTTTAGCCTCTGGAGAATATTTGATTGGACGGATCGCGTTCTGACTCCTTGCCTTCCGTTCCTGCTTATTCTCTTGTTCAACACTCTGACTGTAAGGCACATTTTGGCGGCCAGTCGGGCCCGTAGGAGACTTCGTAGCTGCACCACGGGAGAAAGACAGAGCGACCCGGAGATGGAAAGCCGGAGAAAGTCCATTCTCCTGCTCTTTACAATCTCGGGATGTTTTATCCTTCTGTGGACCCCATCTATTGTCCACTTCTTTGTACGGCGTTTTCAGGTTGGTTATAAAATTAATGGATACAACGACCCCAGATTCATCCTGATGGAAATTGCCAATATGCTTCAGATGttcagttgctgcacaaacactttTTTCTATGCAGTGACTCAAAGCAAATTCCAGAAAGAGTTGAAGGTACTGATGAAATTACCGCGGGACATCTGA